In one Kwoniella botswanensis chromosome 3, complete sequence genomic region, the following are encoded:
- a CDS encoding RING-box protein 1A produces MDVDTPTPAAASGKVVKASDDKKPRFEVKKWNAVALWAWDIVVDNCAICRNHIMDLCIECQANQGADNEGCTVAWGICNHAFHFHCISRWLKTRHVCPLDNRQWELQKYGR; encoded by the exons ATGGACGTTGATACTCCCACCCCAGCAGCAGCCTCCGGAAAGGTCGTCAAGGCTTCCGATGACAAGAAACCTAGATTtgaagtgaagaag TGGAATGCTGTAGCTCTTTGGGCATGGG ACATCGTCGTGGACAATTGTGCAATCTGCAGGAACCACATCATGGATcttt GTATTGAATGTCAAGCGAATCAAGGAGCTGACAACGAAG GATGTACTGTGGCTTGGGGCATCTGCAAT CACGCATTTCATTTCCACTGTATCTCTCGATGGCTCAAAACTcgacatg TCTGTCCCCTTGACAA TCGACAATGGGAACTTCAAAAATACGGTCGATGA